The stretch of DNA GGAGCATCCAATCCCTCTCTGAGGAAACGATCAGAGTGGTCAATACTGATGCTGAAATGATAGCTGCTTTGAAAGAATGGAACACGATCAAACGAACTCGAGAAATCGGTGCTGAACTATTAGATATGTCGAATGGAAAGCCTACCAGTGCTACCAAGAACGAGCATACGAGTACGAAACTTTGAAATCATTGCAACAAGTTGATCGATGTAAATTGGAAttagaagaaagaagagtaTTAAAAATTCCTGCTAGTTCATCGTTTGCAGTtctctttttaattgtatagTGGAAATCGAGTTATAAGACTATCAACGATATCGTATAAAATCGTAATGAATATTAACGTGTTATTTATgatgtgtgtgtgtatatatatatttatatatataatatttgtatttgaaTTGTATGATAATTCGTACGTTTTTGTAACTTTTTATAAAGATATACGAATCGATCAGCAATGATATAGTTCATAAGAAATTacttgcttttttttttttctatttcaaaaaGACTATTGACACGTGCATTTCTTAATAGAGATGAAAGAATAATACTGTGGTTATAAATGCATATCAGAATATGTTGAGGGATTATAgtataatgtatatatatatatatataacatcTACCAATTACGGCAAGTTTAcgttttattttgtaaaaactTGTAAGTCCTCGAAAAATAAACTATATGATATTTCTTAACAATATAagtaatatttaaacaaaaataaatcgtTACGCTCGAATATATACgttatataaaaattctttgcctctaaatgaaacataaacaaataaaaggaagaaaattgaaCAAATGTAAAGAAAATCATGTTATCGACGTTAAGTCATAAAAATCAAATGATTCGACGCTATGAATTGCTTATACTTAACAcgcaacatttttttttttctcgtttcaataattttttaaagaaaaggaaaaacgaaaggaaaatttTCGTAACGCGAACTAAATGCTAAGTGGTCGTAATACTTTCGATCATAGGAACTTAAAAAAGTGTTCTCTCGAGAATTTTTGCACTTAAATATCGTGCGTTGCCGTTTCGCGTTTCTTAAGCATCGCGAAACACCTCGGAACGAGTACTCGAGTATTCGTTATTCAAAAAGTACATAGAATCCAAGTAACGAGTAACATCGATCTCTATAGCAATGTGGATATAAATGCCTGAAGAAAATCTAGAAAATAGATTCGCTACTTTCACACTGTTATGATAGGAAACCAGAAAAAGctaattgtaataatatttccgacgaatggcagtatcgtatcaattttcttttacatcTTTTTCAACTTTAGAAACTATCTCTAGTAATGCGAAACATCTAACACGATGTACATGATATTTTTGTGTGtatctatatatataagtAGATTCTAGATTAATTAAACAGAAAGAAAACTAAATACATGAATTAATTCTGCAATATACGTACATATATAAAGATTAAAGATGATGATACGAACAGATGAATAATTGTAAGTGTAACGGTTTTTGTACCACTGAATTGCAATGATCTATAAAAAACAACAAATATAGATGTAGTTTCGTCGCTATTTTACGcttactgatccatcgttttCCGTATACCACGACCTATGGTTACCCTGGATGTAAGTTCTTTCGGTGACGCGTTCTGGTAAGAGGTGTTCCTTTGAAATTGCGGAACGTAATGTTGAGTGTTTACCGAATGGATATTGTAAGCAACGGGTTTCACATCCGATCGCATGGATGAGTTCTGTACGTTATCACTCTTGCGGGAGTAATTAACTCCGTAATACATACACTCCCTTGGCGATACCATCGGTGGTATACACTCCGAATCGTTTTTCGATACGTCATCCTTTCTATTGTTTAAGTCCTGATTGTTTTGGTATGCTGAACATGTATCTGGCATTCTCTGATAATTAGCGGTAGTTAGGGCATGCGGTGCATACTTCTGACTCATATGTACGTGCATGTTAGATGGACAATTTCTTGCCATCGAATCCATCGCGATTCCATAGGAGAATGGTAACATCAGTTGCTGACCATCTGGTGAACAATTTTGGTAATCGTTTGGCACCGGAGCTCGATACTGATTAGCCCTCATGTGAGCATCCATCTGGTTATCTTTCATTCTGACGTTGTTCGACTTGCACCCCTGCATGTTTCCTACGTAATTGTCGAGTTTCACAGGCACAGAGAAATTTGGAGGATTCTCAATCTGCTGGACTGGCTGAAAATGTTTGTACGTGTTGTTGTGTACAGACGTTGTAACGGGACAATTAACAGAATCTACTAAATTATTTGATGATAATACTTGATTAGGATACGTGTTACAATTAGCATATGTAGGATTTTGAAACAAAGGCGGTGGGTACTGTAGTAACGGATTCCAGCTCTGCATACACATCGGTGGAACGTAGAACATTGGTTGCTGCAGGTAGCCAGTTTGTTGCATGTTGTTGAAATCCGTGCTGCACACGTGTCTGGAGTTTTGTATCGGCATGTTCATAGGAGGAGGTGAGTTCATCACATTTCCAAAAAGAAACATATCTGGAAACGGTAAATTCCATTGATTATGTTGAGTAGTTATAGGATGATTATGAAAACCAGGCGGTGGTAAAACAGATGTTTGAGTATTATGCATCAGAACGTTGGAAGTATCGTTATGTGAAACGTTCTGACTTTCTACGTTATAAGAAGAGGTACTTGAAATTAACGCATTCTGAGAAATGATTGTACTGTCGGCCGTTTTCCTTGGTACATTTTGCGTATTATTATACTGACTTAAATACATAGCAGGCATACTTTGATAAGGTATACTATTTCCCATTGCAATTGTTGCAGCGCTACCATTGTTCTGTGGCAATACATTCTGTGGAGACATATGCGAAGTTTGTTCAGGTTTTTGTTGCACTACGTCTAGCAGATGTAAATCTCTTTCGGTAGGTTGTATGTTGATATTTGTATTACTATATTGAGCATTATTATTATCGAAATAACTCTTATTTTGTACGCTTTCATGATTTTCCATTTGTTGAGCATTACTCGTGTTAGATGTATCTTGTAAATTGGAATAAAACGAATTAATTGGATTTATCTTATTTTGATGAATCGGATTATCGGAATGCGATGGTGTTGACCGATGCGTCACGTTAATCTCTTGAACGTTATCTGAGAATTTAACTGATTTGGTATCTGAATTACTAGTACTTGTTttattattgctattattattactagtATCTTCTTGTTCAGTCTTCACGAATTGTACTTCTGTTTTATTACAAGAGACTTGAGAAACTTGTAATTCTTGTGACACATTTACAGTCGCGGAATCTTTGGTATTGTTTGAACAagaatttaatgattttacaGACTGTACATTATTTAGAGTAAGTGAATCTATTGTATCAGTCTTGTTTGTATTACTAGCACCGTTACTTGTCTTATGCGGATGTACAGATACTTTCGAGCCTTCAGATTCACAATGTACTTTAGCTACCGTGCTAATCGGTTTCACTTTATAATCCTTTGATGAATTGTTATCGGTAACATTCTTTTTGTGATCCTCTGGTTTTGCTTGTCCACTTAAATCTTTTAAGAATGCCGGGACAGCAGACGAAGAACGTCTGTAAATATTAGAATCCCTCTTGAATTTCTGACTATGCGTTTGATCATCTTTGACATTCCTTTCAACAGTATGTTTTGTGTTACTTAAATTTTGGTAATTTCGTTTACATGGTACAGAACTCGACTTTGCAGAGCTTCTTTCACTTGTACTGCAGTCTGGAACAATTGGACTTTTAATACTCTTTCCCAAAATATTGTGGGTCGAGTGCGTATCGCtaatttgtttattcattACGCTTTGTTGATTTTCACATCTCTTTTTAGACGAATTCTCAGTTGAAGTAGACGCGGTGGTATTAAAGCCGGATGTACTTTTAATAGAGGTAGCTTCATCCGGTTTGTTTACATTCTTTACATATCGTTGCTGTGTCTTTATTAATGGTTTAGTTCTGTTATATTGAACATTATACGACTGAGTACGCGTCACTTGAACTTTATGACACCTTTTTGTATCATCTAGTTCACTGGCTTTTTTATCTGATTCATTTCTAGATACTTTTAATTTCGTAGTAATACATTTAGTTTTGTCATCAGATCCTTCTACGAAGGATTTGCTACTATTACCACTATCATTAAATGTAGAAAAATGTGGTTTAAAAACTTGTTGCTCCTTCGTTCGTGTTCCTTTTCCAATAATCAACTGTTTATTATATCCATTaactttattactatatttatcAATAAACTTAGGACTTATTGCAACAGATATCTTTTTCGACTCTGCAGTAGAAGTTgatgttttattttcatcattaCATAAATCCAGCAAATCATCCTTAGATTTAGAACCCTGTTTCGAAATATTAGAAGGTTCTTTTAAAGAATTGCCTGTAATAGAAAACCATTTACTAAAATTTATGTTCAGTAATGTTAAAATTAAGTTGAAAGATTTCATTCTCACCTGGTTGCTTTTTAATCTTCTGCTCATTCAACTTTTTGGTATTAATTTTTGTCGTCTTTTGTACATTCTTCTTTGTTTCCGGTGCTGATTGACTCTTAGATTTCgcattattgttattattatcatGACACTGTTTTGGACTTGCTTGATTATCTATGTCATTATCTGACTTGGGCAAGTTAGAGATATGATCGACAGCATCCCTAATTAATTACATACgtgtgaaattttaaaaatacacgATACAATAGCTGTAAGTTAAATGAATCTGTTACCAACCACTCATTATCAGCTTCATTATGAGAGTCGTTTGGTTTATTCCCTTCCTCTTCGTTAAGCCTAAATTGATCTAATTGAACTGTAACAATACTCTCCGCCAAAGTCATATTTATCCTCTCCTGCTCACCCAGTCTTTGCACAACCAAAGACTGAGAATTTGGAAACAACGAACTAGGTACATTAACATCTTTGTTCCAAACAGTCTCCATCTCCTCTTGAACTAAATCAATAACCTTTAATGATGAATGTAATTTTTCCTTGTTTGTAATACTGTTATCTTCATTTAAGTTTTTAGttgaaatgtttttaatttgatCTATTTCAGGACTAGTTGAAACAATGTTAACTGAAGCAACCTCAATTctttcttctgcttcttcatttatattactttcaACTGTATTATCTGTTAATTCTATAGCATCTGGAAGTGTTTTGGTGCTATAATATAAAGATGAACACCAAACGTTAACAAAGATATTTAGAATAATCATGTCCTAACATTTTACTTTCTTTGTACACTGAATACCCTATTACCCAATAATATACTTTTGTTCATAACATTACAATTCTTATTCTATTAGTAGAGACATTACAATAGTTGTTAACAATACAAACGTATCTTACAATAAAAGACTATTAATAActaagataaaataatacaaaaatacaaagaattaaatgaaataaactaaaatgtacgaaatgaatttaaacatacAGGCCTGATAactgagaatttttttttagcCATTGCATATTGTGTATCTTGCCGATTATGGCCATCTGCCTGATATCAGATGCTTTTCGTAAATCTTTATCACTGTTTTCCATTTTACCtggcagaaattaatttataaaaactaAATATAATTCCTTACAGAAAATAATAGCTTAAcgttattttacataaaattcaGACCAAAGACTACAAGCTTATCGAATTTCAAACGAtttgaaaataacaaataCAATGTTTACATTCATTACAGTAAATTACAACAAAATCACCCAATATAACATAACGAAATAACGTAACGACATTATTTTCGTGATCGCTTAAATGCTATTTTGTATCAAAGCTATGAAGTTATTTAATGGACGAAACAAGAAGAACATAGTAAAAATAATGGACCCAATCCTAGGaatgttttaaatttaatttgtatgTAATTAATACAAAGATCAAAAACAATTATCGTACATTTACGACGCAATTGATACCGAATGGATACGGTCATTATTGTAGATTCTCCAATTCAAAACTACTCtcatattaatttataagaaTGATAAACTATCTAATTACCGTATATTTAATTCTCTGATGATAATCGAAATATTAAAGCAGAATATTTTGCAGGAGAAAAACTGTCTTCCATTTGATATACGAAGATTAGAAAGAATATCCAACCACCGTACAGGACGCCATAATACTGATATATGATACTGATACATGGGAGGATGCGCAAATGCaaacaaaaggaaaattttcaaacctaattaaaaaaacataattttcaCATAACCTTTCCATTTTATTATGTAGTTCTATAAATGACAATTCTATAATTCGtaattattgattatattatGCCAATAAGTATTGCTTAGAGCAGAAGTACGTTTCTGAAATTCAAATAACGCACCCTTCAAAGGACATTTTAAAACAGTGAAAATTGATTGGTTGTCATTCGACAAAGTAGCAAACCAAACTTGTTCGTTCTAAATTACCGACTGCAGTGTACGAATGCAGTCCCTCTGTTGACAAGAACGCAAACTGTACTTTCCCTGGAAAACCATCTCGTATAAAGTGCCGATTCCTACGTTCAGTTTATGGTGAGATCGTGTTCGGCGCGTGGTATTGGTTGTACATTTCTTTCTCGCGGATGGATTAAGTTGTGCGTGTCGTCAGCTTTCATTCATAATTTTGTATAGtaaagttataaaaaaaaaaatatgataggAAGTTGACGAGTAATTTGAGAAAGGTTATGCTTGCTCACAAATGTAATCGATAACTTTTCTACAGAGAATGACCTATATGAATGATACTTTTTTCACGATAATCAGCCGTATGTCCTACGATGGTGCATAATTGAAGAGATATGTATGTCATCTTCTATATCATAAAATCTTTATGTAGTTCTTATGGAATGAGTGTTAAAATCGAACTATGGTAATTCAAGCTATTCATTACGTGAAAACatatgtaaaatttttattcgtgTGACCGTGTAACActtttttaatgtatatacGATAATTGTCAATGGAAAGGGTCAAGTAGCCGTATCCCTTTAATAAAGCACGTTGTCCTCGTTAATAAATAGCGTTTGACGAATGCTGAGAAATACATACTATATTCGAACAGCCGAAATGCTCAATGATtcgtaaaataataaaaaaagcgCAATCGATTGTTACTGCCTTAAGCAccgttaaaaattataattaaaatgagataaaaataatgaatgcaCAGCCAGTGTGCGTAGCGTCATTATATTGAAAGAGAGTTAGAAATATTATAGaaactgaaaatgaaaaaattcgtATTAAATGGAAGATATAtgtatttctaaaattatcaGCGTGTTCGATTCGTAATTCCTTTGAcgcttgttttttttttctttttaatcagAACAGACTTTTTATATAGAAAACGATAAATGTGTTTTCGTCCAGAATTTGtattatcatattttattgaatCGGTGAAACATTAAGATTATTCATATATATGCTTACTCCACGTTTATTATCCCGCAAAAAGTATGAAGGCTAGCCGTAACTTTTCCTCCACAAATGTGAGACCAATTTTGCATTCTGTCGGGGTATATAAGTAGCCGAAAGGCCTTCGGCGCCTTTCAGTTCTTTGTTATATCGTGAAATGTGAGCattgaaaatttagaattaGGTATCGTTTCCTCTTTATTCATGTTATCATCGTGACACGTGATAACACGGTGACCAACTGAAATACAAAAGTTTGCGTGGGAAGCTGTGTTTCGGTGAAAGTTATAACTTTCACaggtaaaatatatttcacgGTTTCTACAAAAGCAAATGTCTAAAGGCTTATCATTCCATGACTCGCACGACATGAACGAGTATTATCACATTTAGTTTTTAAACGATTACAATTCTTATATCATTTCGAACGCAAAGGTACTCTGCATCGATAGCTTAGTTTCTATAAGTTCTATATGTTTTTCAAGGGTACATTATTTATAATGGGGCACGAAATTGACGGTAGAAAATGGCAACTGAAAGGCGGTCAGTTAAGTAAATTTATTAGAAAACGAATACCGATCGTGGAATGGTTGCCAAAATATAATTccgaaaaatttttaaacgatatGATTGCCGGCGTTACCGTCGGACTTACCGTTATGCCTCAAGGACTAGCTTATGCAACGTTAGCTGGATTAGCACCACAGGTGAATCATTTTTGACTAAATAATTTCGTATAAACTTGTAAATACTGATTTCTAAAAcagtaatatattttttacagTATGGCCTTTACTCTGCATTTATGGGTGCTATGGTGTACATTGTATTTGGTTCATGCAAAGATATTACAATTGGGCCAACTGCACTGATGGCACTGATGACTCATGAATATGTACAGGGTAGAAATGCAGATTTTGCAATATTGTTAGCATTTTTATGCGGTTGCTTGCAACTTTTGATGGCTTTCCTTCGTTTAGGTATCATATCATGCTTCAGTTGAAATATTAAACAGTACAACTTATGCTCATAGCATGAATATTTAAGTTACAAAATCATTTTGCAGGTGTACTTATAGATTTTATATCAATCCCAGTCACAGTTGGTTTTACCTCTGCAACATCTGTTATAATTGTGGTTTCTCAGCTAAAAGGGCTTTTAGGATTAAAGATCTCCTCTCAAGGATTTTTAGACACCTTAACAAAGGTGATACAAAACATTGACAAAACTAGTTTATGGGATACTGGGATGAGCTTCTCTTGCATTATTGTTTTGTTGCTGTTTAGGGTAATATAAAAATGCTTATCAGTTACAATTTATTCCTCTAATTATAGAAGTAAAGCATGTTTTTTTCcattatttagaaaatgaaagatatAAAGTTGGGTTTGAGTAATGAAAAGCCAGATAAACATCAGAAGATATTAACAAAAGTGATATGGTTGATATCAACAGCTAGAAATGCTCTTGTTGTTATTGTCTGTTCAGCTATAGCCTACATGTTCAACTCTGCAGACTCTGGTTCTCAATTTGTCCTTACCGGTCCTGTGAGATCTGGTCTTCCACCATTTGGTTTACCTCCTTTCTCCACACATGTTAAGAACGAGACACTTGGTTTCATTGAAATGTGCTCAGAATTAGGTGCATCCATAGCATTGGTACCTGTAATCGGGGTCCTTGGGAATGTAGCAATTGCTAAAGCCTTTGCAAATGGTGGTAAAGTAGACGCCACCCAAGAATTAATCACTCTAGGTATTTGTAATCTTCTCGGATCCTGTGCAAGTGCAATGCCAGTTACAGGTTCGTTTAGTAGATCTGCAGTGAATCATGCAAGTGGTGTAAAAACACCAATGGGTGGTTTGTACACAGGATTATTGATTATTCTGGCTTTAAGTCTACTGACACCATATTTCTACTTTATACCAAAGGGTAACGCACTTgccatttaattaattcgttcATAATTTGGATATTAATATACTTGAACAGATATCATTTTTCTAGCTTCTCTGTCAGCAGTCATTATCTGTGCAGTAATATATATGATTGAATACGAAGTTGTAAAGCACATATGGAAAAGTAGCAAAAAAGATTTAATCCCAATGTTTGTCACATTTTTATTCTGTTTGATCATTGGAGTGGAGTATGGAATCTTGTTAGGTGTAGGAACAAATCTTGTATTCTTGTTATATCCCTCTGCACGTCCTACGGTACACGTTGATAAATATACAGTGAGTATCGATTAAACTcgtaattgtttatttctagATAAACACGAATTTTCTGTGTTGTAGACTAACTCCGGAGCTGATTATCTGATGGTAACACCCGGGAACAGTCTCTATTTCCCTGctgtagattttattaaaaaatcagTTGGAAATGTTGCCATAAAGCAAGGCTTCAGTCAACTTCCAGTTGTGGTTGACTGTAGATATGTCCTCGGAGCTGATTTTACCGCTGCTaaagtaaatatatatatatatgaataacagaaaaataattggTACACGCGATAGTAATATCATTTCTTCCACTACAGGGAATAGCAATGTTGATAAATGAATTTAACGCTCGAAAGCAGGGTTTGTACTTTTATAATCCGCGATCGGATGTTATTGCTGTGCTTAAAGGAGCTTGTGGGGAAGAATTTCAATACATATCTACCGAAGATGAACTTTCTTACTTGTTATCAACTTATCAAGGTCAGAATTTGAATCAAAAATATTGGATTAGAAATGGATTATTAAATGATCATTCATATACcgtcattttattttgtttatagaTAAGTCATCGCAACAGCTTTTGGAGATAACGCGCGATAAATCTCACGAACCTTTGATGTTAAATAATCTCGAAGTTATTCATCGTACCGGACGTTCATGCCAAGAGTTGAATGAAGTCACGACCACACTGTTGCATGCTACAGCTAGttagaataataatatgtattttGTTGGATTTCGAAagttttatttcactcctttTATAAAGCTTTAAACTTATAACTTTGCGTTaagaattatttatgaattttttcgTTGATCATACATTCTATCTCTGCATTTCATTTAGCCGTTGACcctatgaaataattttcagtattattaaattataattaagaaaatgatAACATATTGTACATTATCAATTGAGAATgtaaatacatatatgtatgtataaatgtttgtatacataaatgaaatatattgtatttcttattttcttacGTTTGTTGTACCAatgacaaataaaaaaaaatgttatggaattatatattttcatttttacccTGAAAAAGAGAACGATGCAAGATTAAGgacaacaattttattaaatttcaaagataCAATTGTATTTCAACGTGAGTAAATCGAATGTGATAAgttaaaaaatactttttcgTTTCTGTTATCTATTAGCTTTTGCATATTTTAGTAGTATTATGTACACAAGTGTATGTACACAAATGTGTGCGCA from Osmia bicornis bicornis chromosome 10, iOsmBic2.1, whole genome shotgun sequence encodes:
- the LOC114874339 gene encoding putative uncharacterized protein DDB_G0282133 isoform X3; translated protein: MYQYHISVLWRPVRWLDILSNLRISNGRQFFSCKIFCFNISIIIRELNIRTKTLPDAIELTDNTVESNINEEAEERIEVASVNIVSTSPEIDQIKNISTKNLNEDNSITNKEKLHSSLKVIDLVQEEMETVWNKDVNVPSSLFPNSQSLVVQRLGEQERINMTLAESIVTVQLDQFRLNEEEGNKPNDSHNEADNEWDAVDHISNLPKSDNDIDNQASPKQCHDNNNNNAKSKSQSAPETKKNVQKTTKINTKKLNEQKIKKQPGNSLKEPSNISKQGSKSKDDLLDLCNDENKTSTSTAESKKISVAISPKFIDKYSNKVNGYNKQLIIGKGTRTKEQQVFKPHFSTFNDSGNSSKSFVEGSDDKTKCITTKLKVSRNESDKKASELDDTKRCHKVQVTRTQSYNVQYNRTKPLIKTQQRYVKNVNKPDEATSIKSTSGFNTTASTSTENSSKKRCENQQSVMNKQISDTHSTHNILGKSIKSPIVPDCSTSERSSAKSSSVPCKRNYQNLSNTKHTVERNVKDDQTHSQKFKRDSNIYRRSSSAVPAFLKDLSGQAKPEDHKKNVTDNNSSKDYKVKPISTVAKVHCESEGSKVSVHPHKTSNGASNTNKTDTIDSLTLNNVQSVKSLNSCSNNTKDSATVNVSQELQVSQVSCNKTEVQFVKTEQEDTSNNNSNNKTSTSNSDTKSVKFSDNVQEINVTHRSTPSHSDNPIHQNKINPINSFYSNLQDTSNTSNAQQMENHESVQNKSYFDNNNAQYSNTNINIQPTERDLHLLDVVQQKPEQTSHMSPQNVLPQNNGSAATIAMGNSIPYQSMPAMYLSQYNNTQNVPRKTADSTIISQNALISSTSSYNVESQNVSHNDTSNVLMHNTQTSVLPPPGFHNHPITTQHNQWNLPFPDMFLFGNVMNSPPPMNMPIQNSRHVCSTDFNNMQQTGYLQQPMFYVPPMCMQSWNPLLQYPPPLFQNPTYANCNTYPNQPVQQIENPPNFSVPVKLDNYVGNMQGCKSNNVRMKDNQMDAHMRANQYRAPVPNDYQNCSPDGQQLMLPFSYGIAMDSMARNCPSNMHVHMSQKYAPHALTTANYQRMPDTCSAYQNNQDLNNRKDDVSKNDSECIPPMVSPRECMYYGVNYSRKSDNVQNSSMRSDVKPVAYNIHSVNTQHYVPQFQRNTSYQNASPKELTSRVTIGRGIRKTMDQ
- the LOC114874339 gene encoding uncharacterized protein DDB_G0283357-like isoform X1 — encoded protein: MYQYHISVLWRPVRWLDILSNLRISNGRQFFSCKIFCFNISIIIRELNIRTKTLPDAIELTDNTVESNINEEAEERIEVASVNIVSTSPEIDQIKNISTKNLNEDNSITNKEKLHSSLKVIDLVQEEMETVWNKDVNVPSSLFPNSQSLVVQRLGEQERINMTLAESIVTVQLDQFRLNEEEGNKPNDSHNEADNEWDAVDHISNLPKSDNDIDNQASPKQCHDNNNNNAKSKSQSAPETKKNVQKTTKINTKKLNEQKIKKQPGNSLKEPSNISKQGSKSKDDLLDLCNDENKTSTSTAESKKISVAISPKFIDKYSNKVNGYNKQLIIGKGTRTKEQQVFKPHFSTFNDSGNSSKSFVEGSDDKTKCITTKLKVSRNESDKKASELDDTKRCHKVQVTRTQSYNVQYNRTKPLIKTQQRYVKNVNKPDEATSIKSTSGFNTTASTSTENSSKKRCENQQSVMNKQISDTHSTHNILGKSIKSPIVPDCSTSERSSAKSSSVPCKRNYQNLSNTKHTVERNVKDDQTHSQKFKRDSNIYRRSSSAVPAFLKDLSGQAKPEDHKKNVTDNNSSKDYKVKPISTVAKVHCESEGSKVSVHPHKTSNGASNTNKTDTIDSLTLNNVQSVKSLNSCSNNTKDSATVNVSQELQVSQVSCNKTEVQFVKTEQEDTSNNNSNNKTSTSNSDTKSVKFSDNVQEINVTHRSTPSHSDNPIHQNKINPINSFYSNLQDTSNTSNAQQMENHESVQNKSYFDNNNAQYSNTNINIQPTERDLHLLDVVQQKPEQTSHMSPQNVLPQNNGSAATIAMGNSIPYQSMPAMYLSQYNNTQNVPRKTADSTIISQNALISSTSSYNVESQNVSHNDTSNVLMHNTQTSVLPPPGFHNHPITTQHNQWNLPFPDMFLFGNVMNSPPPMNMPIQNSRHVCSTDFNNMQQTGYLQQPMFYVPPMCMQSWNPLLQYPPPLFQNPTYANCNTYPNQVLSSNNLVDSVNCPVTTSVHNNTYKHFQPVQQIENPPNFSVPVKLDNYVGNMQGCKSNNVRMKDNQMDAHMRANQYRAPVPNDYQNCSPDGQQLMLPFSYGIAMDSMARNCPSNMHVHMSQKYAPHALTTANYQRMPDTCSAYQNNQDLNNRKDDVSKNDSECIPPMVSPRECMYYGVNYSRKSDNVQNSSMRSDVKPVAYNIHSVNTQHYVPQFQRNTSYQNASPKELTSRVTIGRGIRKTMDQ
- the LOC114874339 gene encoding uncharacterized protein DDB_G0283357-like isoform X2 produces the protein MENSDKDLRKASDIRQMAIIGKIHNMQWLKKNSQLSGLTKTLPDAIELTDNTVESNINEEAEERIEVASVNIVSTSPEIDQIKNISTKNLNEDNSITNKEKLHSSLKVIDLVQEEMETVWNKDVNVPSSLFPNSQSLVVQRLGEQERINMTLAESIVTVQLDQFRLNEEEGNKPNDSHNEADNEWDAVDHISNLPKSDNDIDNQASPKQCHDNNNNNAKSKSQSAPETKKNVQKTTKINTKKLNEQKIKKQPGNSLKEPSNISKQGSKSKDDLLDLCNDENKTSTSTAESKKISVAISPKFIDKYSNKVNGYNKQLIIGKGTRTKEQQVFKPHFSTFNDSGNSSKSFVEGSDDKTKCITTKLKVSRNESDKKASELDDTKRCHKVQVTRTQSYNVQYNRTKPLIKTQQRYVKNVNKPDEATSIKSTSGFNTTASTSTENSSKKRCENQQSVMNKQISDTHSTHNILGKSIKSPIVPDCSTSERSSAKSSSVPCKRNYQNLSNTKHTVERNVKDDQTHSQKFKRDSNIYRRSSSAVPAFLKDLSGQAKPEDHKKNVTDNNSSKDYKVKPISTVAKVHCESEGSKVSVHPHKTSNGASNTNKTDTIDSLTLNNVQSVKSLNSCSNNTKDSATVNVSQELQVSQVSCNKTEVQFVKTEQEDTSNNNSNNKTSTSNSDTKSVKFSDNVQEINVTHRSTPSHSDNPIHQNKINPINSFYSNLQDTSNTSNAQQMENHESVQNKSYFDNNNAQYSNTNINIQPTERDLHLLDVVQQKPEQTSHMSPQNVLPQNNGSAATIAMGNSIPYQSMPAMYLSQYNNTQNVPRKTADSTIISQNALISSTSSYNVESQNVSHNDTSNVLMHNTQTSVLPPPGFHNHPITTQHNQWNLPFPDMFLFGNVMNSPPPMNMPIQNSRHVCSTDFNNMQQTGYLQQPMFYVPPMCMQSWNPLLQYPPPLFQNPTYANCNTYPNQVLSSNNLVDSVNCPVTTSVHNNTYKHFQPVQQIENPPNFSVPVKLDNYVGNMQGCKSNNVRMKDNQMDAHMRANQYRAPVPNDYQNCSPDGQQLMLPFSYGIAMDSMARNCPSNMHVHMSQKYAPHALTTANYQRMPDTCSAYQNNQDLNNRKDDVSKNDSECIPPMVSPRECMYYGVNYSRKSDNVQNSSMRSDVKPVAYNIHSVNTQHYVPQFQRNTSYQNASPKELTSRVTIGRGIRKTMDQ